In Sphingomonas sp. KC8, the sequence AAGGACGGCGATATCGTCAATATCGACGTGACCCCGCTGCTCGATGGCTGGCATGGCGATTCCAGCCGGATGTATCTGGTCGGCGACGTGCCGATCAAGGCGCGCCGGCTGGTCGACGTCACCTATGAATCGCTGATGCTCGGCATTGCGCAGGCCAAGCCCGGCAATCGGCTGGGCGATATCAGCCACGCGATCCAGAGCCATGCGGAAAAGCATCGCTACGGCGTCGTCCGCGATTTCTGTGGCCACGGTCTTGGCCGCGTGTTCCATGATGCGCCCGAAGTGGTGCATGTCGGCCGCCCCGGCACCGGGCCGGAACTGCGCCCCGGCATGTTCTTCACGATCGAACCGATGATCAACATCGGCCGTCCCGACGTGAAGGTGCTCGATGATGGCTGGACGGCGGTGACGCGCGATCGTTCGCTGTCCGCGCAGTTCGAACATTCGATCGGCATCACCGAAGACGGCTGCGAAATTTTCACGGCCAGCCCCACCGGCCAGCACGCCCCGCCCTACGCCTGAGAGATGGGCGGACAAGCGCCGCCAGCATTCATTCTCGACCGTCACCCTGAACTTGTTTCAGGGTCCATCTCGCCACGGGTGCGCGCTAACTAATCGCGTTTCACCTGCCGCAGGATGGATGCTGAAACAAGTTCGGCATGACGGGAAGGCGGCAAACCGCCCCGCGGCCTCATCCCTGCCCGTCAAACGCACGCCGCGCGGCATTGGCGGCATCGTGCGCCAGCCGGATCGGCACCGGCAATCGGCGGCCGTCGCACAGGCGCAGCACCCATGCGACCGCGCTGTCCAGCGACAGGCGATGGCCGACACTCACATAAATGGGCGCGGCCCTTGGCCGGGTGCGCAGCGCGATCGCAATCACCTCGCCCCGGTCCACCACCGCCGCGCGGTCGCCCGGTTGCGGTCCCACTGCACCCGCCACCGCGCCGCACAGCAGCGATTTGGCGCAACCGATGGTGGGGACATCCAGCATCACCCCCAGATGGCTGGCCACGCCCGCACGCCGGGGATGCGCCCGCCCCTGCCCGTCGACCAGGATCAGGTCGGGCTTGCCCGCCAGCCGGTCCCACGCCGCCGCCAGCACGGGGGCTTCGCGAAACCCCAGATAGCCGGGCACATAGGGAAAGGCCGGAATCATCGTCGCGGTGGCGGGCGCGCCATCGACGGGGGCGATCGCGGCATGGATCGGGCCGCGGCTGTCGCGCCATTTCATCGATACGTCGGCCCCGGCGATGTGCTGCACCGGGCCGATCCGGTCGGCCGTCTCCGCCAGTTCGCCGATCCGTCGCTGGACGGCGGTTGCCTCGCGCAGCGTCTCCACCACCAGCCATTCGCGACTCACCCCTGTGCCTCCCGGCCGAATCGGCCCTGCAACTTAGTCCCGTATCGGCCATTTTTTGGCACGAAGTCTGCCCAAGATTCGGGCATATTTTTGCCTCCTGCCGCTTCTTGCGGCAACGCGGCGAAAGTCGAACGCGGATTCGTGGCCAATTCTTGCGCCGCACCATTTGGCACGCTTATTGAAGAACGCGCGTCAGCGTTCGAGCGGGAGGGAGCGCCCATGAAGAAAATCGAAGCGATCATCAAACCGTTCAAGCTGGACGAAGTGAAGGAGGCCCTCCACGAGGTTGGGGTGTCTGGTATCACCGTCACCGAAGCCAAGGGGTTCGGCCGGCAGAAGGGGCATACCGAACTGTATCGGGGTGCCGAATATGTCGTCGATTTCCTGCCGAAGGTGAAGCTTGAGGTGGTGGTCGACGACGACCTCGCCGAACGCGTGGTGGAAGCCATCGCCAATGCCGCCCAGACGGGCCGGATCGGTGACGGCAAGATCTTCGTGATCCCGGTGGAAAGCGCCCTGCGCATCCGCACCGGGGAGAAGGGCGCCGACGCGATCTGATCGCGCGGGGCCGCAATATCCGCGGGCCGCAAACCCGCCACACTCTAGGGATTTCATCGGAAGGCGAAGAGACATGGCCAATAAGGCTTCTGACGTTCTGAAACTCATCAAGGACAAGGAGATCGAGTGGGTCGACCTCCGCTTCACCGACCCGAAGGGCAAGTGGCAGCACCTCACCATGGTTTCCAGCGTCGTCACCGACGATGAGCTGACCGACGGCTTCATGTTCGACGGTTCGTCGATCGAAGGCTGGAAGGCGATCAACGAAAGCGACATGATCCTCAAGCCGGATCTGGACGCGATCTGGATCGATCCGTTCTCGGCGACGCCGATGCTGATCCTGGTGTGCGACGTCGTCGAACCGTCGACCGGCGAACTCTATGCCCGCGATCCGCGTTCGACCGCGAAGCGCGCCGAAGCGTTCCTGAAGTCGACCGGCATCGGCGACACCGTTTATGTCGGCCCCGAAGCCGAATTTTTCATGTTCGACGATGTTCGCTTCGAAAACAGCTATTCGACCAGCTATTACAAGATCGACGACATCGAACTGCCGGGCAACACCGGCCGCGAATATGAAGGCGGCAACCTCGGCCACCGTCCGCGCGCCAAGGGCGGCTATTTCCCGGTCGCGCCGGTCGACAGCGCCGTCGACATCCGTGGCGAAATGGTTTCGACCATGCTCGAAATGGGCCTGCCCTGCGACAAGCATCACCACGAAGTGGCCGCAGCCCAGCACGAACTGGGCCTCACCTTCGGCACGCTGGTGACGACTGCGGATCGCATGCAGATCTACAAATATGTCGTCCATCAGGTCGCCCAGGCTTATGGCAAGACCGCGACGTTCATGCCCAAGCCGATCAAGGAAGATAACGGTTCGGGGATGCACACGCACTTCTCGATCTGGAACGGCAAGGAACCGCTGTTCGCGGGCAATGGCTATGCCGGCCTGTCGGATATGTGCCTGTACTTCATCGGCGGCGTGATCAAGCATGCCAAGGCGCTCAATGCCTTCACCAACCCGACCACCAACAGCTACAAGCGTCTGGTGCCGGGCTATGAAGCGCCGGTGCTGCTCGCTTATTCGTCGCGCAACCGTTCGGCTTCGTGCCGCATCCCGTACGGCACCGGCGCGAAGTCCAAGCGCGTCGAATTCCGTTTCCCCGATGCGATGGCCAATCCGTATCTCTGCTACGCAGCGCTGCTGATGGCCGGCCTCGACGGGATCGAAAACAAGATCCATCCGGGCGAAGCGATGGACAAGAACCTGTACGATCTTCCGCCGGAAGAACTGAAGGAAGTGCCCACCGTCTGCGCCTCGCTGCGTGAAGCGCTGGAAGAACTCCAGAAGGACACCGCCTTCCTCACCAAGGGCGGCGTGTTCAGCGACGATCAGATCGCGGCCTATATCGATATCAAGTGGGCCGAAGTCGCGCGTTGGGAAATGACCCCCAGCCCGGTCGAATATGACATGTACTATTCGTCGTAAGGCCAGCCGGCCGGCGCTGCCTTAACGGGTGGCCCGGCCTGCCGGACAAGGCGAAATCGAAAAACGCCCCCGCCGATCCGTTCGGCGGGGGCGTTTTCGTCGGGGCGTCAGTTCCGCGGTGCCGGACGGACCTGCAACAGCCCGCGCTGCACCCCGACATACAGGTCTCCATTGGGCGCGATCGACAGCGACGCCCAATTATTGTCGAACGCGCGGCCCCGCCCGGTCGGCACCTTCAGCACCTGTTTTCCGGTACGAAAATCCAGTCCGACGACCGACCAGTCCTGCCCGCCATCGGGTGCCGGATCGAAGCTGTAATAATAAGCGATGCCATTGGCCCGCGACAGCTTGGCCACCACCGACGGCACCTTGAGCGGGGATGTCCACACCATGTCGCAACCCGATTCATCGGGCCGGATATCGACACGGGTGACGCCCCCGGCAATCGCCCCCCAATCCTTCTGCGCGAACGCGCTGGCATAACCCGCATTATTTTCCAGCAGGATCGACCGGCCGATGCCGATCATCGAATTGTCCGTGGCGCTGGCCCCTTGGGCAAACATCGGCACGCGGCAGATTTCGCGCCGCTCGCCCGCTGCCAGCGCACCACGGCGCAGCACGATCAGGTTGATCCGGCCATCCGCATTGTCGGTAAAGGTGATGTAGCTATCGCCCAGCAAGGTCGGCGTCGTCCCGCTTCCGCGATTGATCGATCCCACCTTGGTTTGCGTCCCGCGATCATAAGGGTGGCGCCACAGGATGCGCGGCTTGCCATCAGCGCCCGCCGTAAAGGCATATTGGGCCTGGTCGGTGATGATATAGACCGCCTTGTCATCGACCGCGAAGGCGTTCTGGATCTCTTCGCCCGGCAACAGGATATGGCCGGCAACGCCATTGTCGGGCACCAGCGTGCCAACCCGGCCATACCGCGTCACCCACCAATAACGCCCCTGCATATCGGGCATGATCGTGGTCAGCATGTCGCACGCGCCGGTCGGGAACCAATTGTCATAGTTCAGGCAGTCATGCGGGACATGGGCCTTCATGGCCCATCGCCCATCCACGACGAATTGCCACCGCCCGTTCACCTGCCGGGTCGCGATCCGCTGGATGATCTGATGGCTGTCGGCCAGCACCACACGATCACGATTGTCGAGGAACAGATAGGCCCCGCCCGACGTGTCGCTCATCACCACGGACAGATCGCGCTGCACCAGTGCCTGAAACGTGCTGGGCCGCATCGGCAATTCATAGCTGGCGAGCATGGCCAGGCTATCGGGATCGAGCAGGACGAGGCGAAAGCCGGTAAGGCCCCCGCACATCGCGATCGGCTTGCCATCGCTGCGATAGGCGAACGTGGCGCATTGCCGGATCAGGCCATTGCCCGCGCGCCGCGAACGAACCTGATAGGCCAGCCCCATCGGCCCGGACGCGGGATGCACGTCCGATTGAAATCCATCGCCGTGCATGGTGCCATTGCCCACGGGCGCGAGCCAGGGGTGTGGCGCGATCATGCCTTCCACCGGCTGCGGCTGATAGGCTGCATCCCACCACGCCGCCGCATTGGAACCGCCGGGCAGTGGCGTAGCCGCCACATTTTCACGATCAAATTGGCCCCACGCCAAAAGGCTCGCAACCAGCAGAAGGCCAACGATTCCAAGGCTTGTCAGGACATGTTTCACAGCAGACCCTCAGCAGCGCTATCGACGGCCGACGTTAGTGAATAGCATTCACTTTTATGTCAAACGCAAGATTGCGGTGCCGGAATGAACTGATCCTGATCGGCGCATTCCCAATGTGCCAACGGCCCGGTGTCGATCACCGGGCCGTTGTTGAAAAGGCTGGCAAACGGTCTGCCCCCCCCCCATCGATTACTCTATTCCGGCCCGCGCCAATCCAATCGAATCGACACGGGCCGGCCTGTTCAAAACTTCATGCTGACATCGACACCCATGCTGCGCGGTTCGCCCATCATGGCCGCACCGACATCGCCCAGCGCGAAGAAGTTCGCATAATAATTGGTATTGGTCAGGTTGCGCCCCCAGATGGCGATCCGCAGCCCTTCGATGCCGCCGGCGTCACTCAAACCCAGACGCCCGTTGAGCAATCCGTAAGAATGGGTGACGACCCTGGGATCGGTGGTCAGGCCGAAATACTTGTCCTGCCAGGCATAGTTCAGGTTCGCCTCGATGATCCCAGCATCCGTTGGCTGGGATTTGTAATCCGCATTCAGGGTAAAGCTGTTCTTCGGCGCATGGGTGAAACGGAAGGTCGATGCGATATCCGTGCCCGTCAGGTCGATGACCTCCTTGAACTTCGGATCGACATAGCCGTAGCTGGCGCCCAGCGTCATCCCGTCGAACAGCAAGGCGGTGATATCCGCCTCAAAGCCCTGGGTGCGTGCCTTGCCGGCGTTCAGAACGTCGAACACGCGCGGATTGAACGGATCGAAGATGTTGGTCTGAATGTCCTTATAATCGCTGTAATAAGCCGCGATGTTGAATCGGATACGGCGATCGAAGAACTCCGATTTCAGGCCGGCTTCGTAGGAGACAAGCGTTTCCGGGCCAAAGCCGGCGGCAAAACGCGCCGGGGTTGTCGCGGTCGGATTGAAGCCGCCGGTCTTATATCCCTTCGATGCTTTGGCATAAATGTTCACATCATCGTTAATGTCGAACTGCACCGTGGCTGTCGGGCTGAAATCCTTGAAGTTCCTCTTGCCCGCCGCGTCGAGAATAACGATGGCGGTGCCCCCAGGCGGTGTACGCGTCGAATAGACGTCGGCGGCGCGTTCATCTTTGGACCAGCGAGCACCGACCGTGATGTGCAGCCGCTCATCAAGAAAGTTGGGCGTCCAGGTTGCCTGGCCGAAAACGGCATAGGCCTTGTTGTTCCAGTGCGCCCTGCGGGGATTTAGGCCGGATGGCATGTTGGACAGGTCGAGGCTGTCGCCGGATTCGCTGAAATAATACAGCCCGCCGACATATTTCAGCGCCCCATCGGCAACATCGCCAATGAACTGCAATTCTTCGCTGAACTGGTGCTGATCCGTGGTGTTGACGTTGTTGAACGGCAGGAATGGCCGCACCGGCCCCGGATTATAGACCTGGTTCGTGTTGTCGCGCAGCTTGCGATAGCCCGTGATCGACTTGATCGTAAGGGCATCGCCAAGATCATAGCTGACCGTCAGGTTATGGCCCTGCACCCGTGTCGAACCCGGCCGCAATGCGACGGCGCCCGAACTGCCGCTACGCTGTCTTGCGCCCTTGGCCGGATAGAAAGGCACGGCCTGGATGAACGGCGACGTGTCCTCAAGCCACGACGAATCATAGGTATAGCGCGCTTCCAGCGCATCCGTTGCCTGCCACAGCAGCGCCCCGCGAATGGCGTTGCGGTCGACTGTGCCGAAATATTTGGCCCCCGCACCGAGATTGCGGACGAAGCCGTTCTTCTTCGCGCGGACATAGGTCAGTTCCGCAGCCAGCGTATCGCCGATCGGAATGTTGATCGAGGTACGCGACCGGAATTCATTGCGGCTGCCAATCGTAAAGCTCTGCTGCGCGCCAAATTCACCCAGTTCGGGCGCCCGGCTGATGAAGTTGATCGCACCGGCCGTCGCGTTGCGGCCGTACAGCGTGCCCTGCGGACCGCGCAGCACTTCCACCCGCTCCAGTTCGGCCAGTTCGTTGGCCAAGCCCTGCCCCTTGCTGACATAGACGCCGTCCACATAGACCGCGACCGGGCTATCGCGCGTTTGCGTCGCCGAAGGCTCGCCGATGCCGCGCACCGTCACGCGCAAGGTCGTGCCCGTGTTCGGGTGCGGCGAAACCTGCATATTGGGGATCGCGGACGTCAGATCCGCGAGCGAAACGACCCGCTTGCTTTCCAGCGATGTCGCATCAAGCGCCGAAATCGAAATCGGCGTGTCCTGCAGGCTTTCGGCACGTTTTTGCGCGGTAACGACGATATCGGCCAGCCCCTGGCTGGTTGTTGCCGCCGAACCGTCGGCCTGCTGGGCGAAAGCCGGTCCGCCGATCGCAGACGTCGCAAGCAATATTAGAGAAACCCGTTTCAACTCCATCTCCCCGATCGAATTTCTATGAATTCGTATCGGCGTTGAATGCTGCCCGGCCTCGTATGCGGGCCAGATCATGACGTTCAACGCCGTGGCCGGATGCGCGGTGCGCTGTCCGATCCACCGCGAGAGTGGCACAAATTAACCAGCGCGCAAGTTGGTTTTTTGAAATGCGCATTTATCTTATGACGCAAAACAATGATTTCTATTAGGTTTCAGTGGGTTTCATGGCCGCATCGGCAACGACGAATCATCTGATCAGTCATTTTTCTGCCGGATTTTCAAATCGGGCAACCGGCCGACGCCCCCCGCGTCCATCGAAGACAGCATAGGGCGACGCCGCCGCAATCAGGGTCGCAGGCGCCTCAACAAACCAGTGGCCAACGCCGCCTCATTGCACGTCAAGCACCGCCCGCGCGGTTTTGCGCAGCACCGTCTTGAACATGGCGACTTCGGCGGGATCATCGGGCCGATAGGGGCGATCGCTACCCAATTGCCCGGGATTGCAGACATAATGCAAAATGCTGCCGCTGAGCAGATTGACCAGATACATCGAACTGACATCACCGAAGCGGCCGGACGCAATACCGTCGGCGATCACCGCGCGAAACAGGTGCAGTGCATCGGTTGAATATTGCCCTTTTTCGCCGTCCGCTCCCGTTGCATCCGCGCACGCACGCAGGATCAATCGCGCAGCGGTCGGGCGGGCCACCATGAAATCCAGCCACACCTCGACCAGCAGCATCAACCTTTCCCAGGGATCGGTCGCCCCTTCCAAACGGACTTTGGTCAGATGGACCAGGCTGGCCTGAATGTCCCGGTTCAGTTCGTCGAACAGGTTCCGCTTGCTCGGAAAATGGTAAAAGATCGCCGCCTGCTTGATGCCCACTTCTTCGGCAATCATGTCCAGCCGCGCGGCGTCGAAGCCCACTTCGGCAAAGCTGATTTCAGCGGCTTCAAGGATATTGCGGCGGGTCGCCTGACCTTTGCTAAGTTTTCGCGGGGCGGAACCAGCGCTGGCCAGCTTGTCGGATTGCATAGGCTGCGACATGGCATTTGCCGCACATCCCGTCAATTCAGCTAGGCGGCGGGATAACGCCTCGGATCCTATAGTCCGCCACCATAATTACCATAAGGCACTACCCGCCGGCCGAACACTGGCCGAACGCGGCGGATATCGCTAAAGGCCGTGCTCGCGCGCATGCGCCTGCAACCGGATTTGCCCAGACGTGACCAAAGCCAGCCTGCCGATATGCGTTGCGGCGCTCTATCGATTCACCCCCTTTGCCGATGGCGAGAAAATTCAAGGGCCGCTGGCGCAGCTATGCTGCGCGCTTGGCGTGAAAGGCACGCTGCTGATCGCGTCGGAAGGGATCAACGGCACGATCGCCGGCTCGGATGTCGCGATCGATCAGGTGCTGGCGCATATTCGCCAGTTGCCCGGCTGCGCGGATCTCGATGTCAAGCTGTCGCGCGCCGAAACGCTGCCCTTCCACCGCATGAAGGTACGGCTCAAGCGCGAAATCGTGACGATGGGCGAACCGGACATCGATCCGCTCACCGACGTCGGCCATTATGTCGAACCGGAAGACTGGAACGCGCTGATCGATCGCCCCGATACGATCGTCATCGACACGCGCAATGATTATGAAGTGGCCGCCGGCACCTTCGCCGGCGCGATCAATCCGCAAACCAAGACTTTCCGTGATTTTCCGGCATGGTTCCGCGCCGAACGCGAACGGCTGCTGGGC encodes:
- the map gene encoding type I methionyl aminopeptidase, whose amino-acid sequence is MDSYVNVKDGDTVTRNGAIKLYGPDGFEGMRRAGRLAAEILDAVVPHVRPGVTTAEIDDIVRQMTLAGGGVPATLGYRGYTHSCCISINHVVCHGIPSAKTLKDGDIVNIDVTPLLDGWHGDSSRMYLVGDVPIKARRLVDVTYESLMLGIAQAKPGNRLGDISHAIQSHAEKHRYGVVRDFCGHGLGRVFHDAPEVVHVGRPGTGPELRPGMFFTIEPMINIGRPDVKVLDDGWTAVTRDRSLSAQFEHSIGITEDGCEIFTASPTGQHAPPYA
- a CDS encoding endonuclease V; its protein translation is MSREWLVVETLREATAVQRRIGELAETADRIGPVQHIAGADVSMKWRDSRGPIHAAIAPVDGAPATATMIPAFPYVPGYLGFREAPVLAAAWDRLAGKPDLILVDGQGRAHPRRAGVASHLGVMLDVPTIGCAKSLLCGAVAGAVGPQPGDRAAVVDRGEVIAIALRTRPRAAPIYVSVGHRLSLDSAVAWVLRLCDGRRLPVPIRLAHDAANAARRAFDGQG
- a CDS encoding P-II family nitrogen regulator gives rise to the protein MKKIEAIIKPFKLDEVKEALHEVGVSGITVTEAKGFGRQKGHTELYRGAEYVVDFLPKVKLEVVVDDDLAERVVEAIANAAQTGRIGDGKIFVIPVESALRIRTGEKGADAI
- the glnA gene encoding type I glutamate--ammonia ligase encodes the protein MANKASDVLKLIKDKEIEWVDLRFTDPKGKWQHLTMVSSVVTDDELTDGFMFDGSSIEGWKAINESDMILKPDLDAIWIDPFSATPMLILVCDVVEPSTGELYARDPRSTAKRAEAFLKSTGIGDTVYVGPEAEFFMFDDVRFENSYSTSYYKIDDIELPGNTGREYEGGNLGHRPRAKGGYFPVAPVDSAVDIRGEMVSTMLEMGLPCDKHHHEVAAAQHELGLTFGTLVTTADRMQIYKYVVHQVAQAYGKTATFMPKPIKEDNGSGMHTHFSIWNGKEPLFAGNGYAGLSDMCLYFIGGVIKHAKALNAFTNPTTNSYKRLVPGYEAPVLLAYSSRNRSASCRIPYGTGAKSKRVEFRFPDAMANPYLCYAALLMAGLDGIENKIHPGEAMDKNLYDLPPEELKEVPTVCASLREALEELQKDTAFLTKGGVFSDDQIAAYIDIKWAEVARWEMTPSPVEYDMYYSS
- a CDS encoding TonB-dependent receptor; the encoded protein is MKRVSLILLATSAIGGPAFAQQADGSAATTSQGLADIVVTAQKRAESLQDTPISISALDATSLESKRVVSLADLTSAIPNMQVSPHPNTGTTLRVTVRGIGEPSATQTRDSPVAVYVDGVYVSKGQGLANELAELERVEVLRGPQGTLYGRNATAGAINFISRAPELGEFGAQQSFTIGSRNEFRSRTSINIPIGDTLAAELTYVRAKKNGFVRNLGAGAKYFGTVDRNAIRGALLWQATDALEARYTYDSSWLEDTSPFIQAVPFYPAKGARQRSGSSGAVALRPGSTRVQGHNLTVSYDLGDALTIKSITGYRKLRDNTNQVYNPGPVRPFLPFNNVNTTDQHQFSEELQFIGDVADGALKYVGGLYYFSESGDSLDLSNMPSGLNPRRAHWNNKAYAVFGQATWTPNFLDERLHITVGARWSKDERAADVYSTRTPPGGTAIVILDAAGKRNFKDFSPTATVQFDINDDVNIYAKASKGYKTGGFNPTATTPARFAAGFGPETLVSYEAGLKSEFFDRRIRFNIAAYYSDYKDIQTNIFDPFNPRVFDVLNAGKARTQGFEADITALLFDGMTLGASYGYVDPKFKEVIDLTGTDIASTFRFTHAPKNSFTLNADYKSQPTDAGIIEANLNYAWQDKYFGLTTDPRVVTHSYGLLNGRLGLSDAGGIEGLRIAIWGRNLTNTNYYANFFALGDVGAAMMGEPRSMGVDVSMKF
- a CDS encoding TetR/AcrR family transcriptional regulator, with amino-acid sequence MSQPMQSDKLASAGSAPRKLSKGQATRRNILEAAEISFAEVGFDAARLDMIAEEVGIKQAAIFYHFPSKRNLFDELNRDIQASLVHLTKVRLEGATDPWERLMLLVEVWLDFMVARPTAARLILRACADATGADGEKGQYSTDALHLFRAVIADGIASGRFGDVSSMYLVNLLSGSILHYVCNPGQLGSDRPYRPDDPAEVAMFKTVLRKTARAVLDVQ
- the trhO gene encoding oxygen-dependent tRNA uridine(34) hydroxylase TrhO, with protein sequence MTKASLPICVAALYRFTPFADGEKIQGPLAQLCCALGVKGTLLIASEGINGTIAGSDVAIDQVLAHIRQLPGCADLDVKLSRAETLPFHRMKVRLKREIVTMGEPDIDPLTDVGHYVEPEDWNALIDRPDTIVIDTRNDYEVAAGTFAGAINPQTKTFRDFPAWFRAERERLLGDGPPPKIAMFCTGGIRCEKSTAFLKAEGLDEVYHLKGGILRYLETVPVEDSRWNGECFVFDQRVTVTHGLEIGSHELCHACRRPVSEADRASPHYRVGVSCAACHDERSDAQRAGYAERHRQEHLAASRGEAHIGAARAQPRDD